The following proteins come from a genomic window of Gimesia chilikensis:
- a CDS encoding efflux RND transporter permease subunit, which translates to MLNSIIRFALRQRLLVVVFSLFLLGFGGWQTLQMDIDVFPNLNRPRVVVMTEAPGMAPEEVESLITFPLETAINGANGVEAVRSSAGVGISVIYVEFDWGTNIYNDRQIVMERLQLVQDRMPEGVRPQLAPISSIMGQIIMIGMWSEDEKTSPLEVRTLADWVVRQRLLTIPGVSQVFTMGGGRMQYQVLVDPDKLLKYGVTLHDVKRACAESNENATGGYLDDQGPNEFLVRAIGRVQTIDDLKKVVVIMREGRPVRLSQVAKVMEGPQVKRGDSSAYIRNENGEFSGGPAVVLTVNKQPTADTREVTDQVMKALEELKPSLPDDIRIQPELYSQKAFIDRAIENVIEALRDGGILVVIILFLFLMNFRTTFITLTAIPLSLAITALVFTAFGLSINTMTLGGLAVAIGELVDDAIVDVENIFRRLRENRHAENPKPPLLVVFQASVEIRNSIVFGTMIVVLVFIPLFALSGMEGRLFAPLGVAYIVSILSSLLVSLTLTPVLSYWLLSRAKLMESEKDGPLLRFLKWAAGGAISLSLRYAKIMLLFGVSGVAVAFVALASLERDFLPPFNEGVAQLNVVLPPGTALKKSNEIAKSVNERLMKIEGVEAFSRRTGRAELDEHAEGVNVSEMIISFDPESDRGREVVIEDIRHAMEDIPGIVTTVEQPLAHLISHMISGVKAQVGIKIYGDDLNILRQKAQEMAAVMREIEGVTDLLVEPQVEIPQLRIQLDRDQLELYGLTPSYVNEYISTAMNGEVVSSVLLGQRTFDLLVRMDEKYREDMEALKRLSIDLPNGGTTPLSSLAKLYKSSGPNTINRELVRRRIVIQCNVTGRGLVDVVAEMQLAQKPVIESLPSGYFVEYGGQFESEKSASRTIGILFGVSMFGVLMVLYTMFRSINFSLQVMMALPMAFIGSVIALLITGQTLTVAAMVGFISLGGIASRNGILLLNHYLHLVRYEGESWSKEMIIRAGQERLAPVLMTALTSGIGLVPLALSAGEPGKEILYPVATVILGGLISSTILEFFIRPALLWTFGRKAGERIVESTTTEIPLMEESLESQQPVHDILKS; encoded by the coding sequence ATGTTAAATTCCATAATTCGCTTTGCTCTACGTCAGCGCTTACTAGTTGTTGTATTCTCATTATTTCTGCTGGGGTTTGGTGGATGGCAAACACTCCAAATGGATATAGATGTTTTTCCAAATCTGAACCGGCCACGAGTCGTTGTAATGACTGAGGCGCCAGGAATGGCACCCGAAGAAGTCGAGTCGCTTATCACATTTCCACTCGAAACCGCTATCAATGGTGCCAATGGAGTCGAAGCAGTTCGCAGTTCTGCTGGCGTCGGTATCTCGGTGATTTATGTCGAATTCGACTGGGGTACCAATATCTACAACGACCGGCAGATCGTAATGGAGCGGTTGCAACTCGTGCAGGATCGCATGCCGGAAGGAGTAAGACCTCAACTAGCCCCCATTTCATCGATCATGGGCCAGATTATCATGATTGGTATGTGGAGCGAAGACGAGAAAACTTCACCGTTGGAGGTACGAACACTTGCTGACTGGGTTGTTCGACAAAGACTGCTCACCATTCCTGGTGTTTCCCAGGTATTCACGATGGGTGGAGGGCGGATGCAGTATCAAGTGCTCGTTGACCCCGACAAGCTACTGAAATATGGTGTCACACTCCACGACGTTAAAAGGGCTTGCGCGGAGAGTAACGAGAATGCAACGGGTGGCTATCTTGATGATCAAGGGCCGAATGAATTTCTCGTACGAGCGATTGGACGCGTGCAAACGATTGATGATTTAAAAAAAGTTGTGGTAATAATGCGCGAGGGGCGACCAGTACGACTTTCGCAAGTGGCCAAGGTCATGGAAGGGCCACAAGTCAAACGTGGTGATAGCTCGGCGTATATTCGAAACGAGAACGGTGAGTTTTCTGGTGGTCCGGCTGTTGTCCTGACCGTAAACAAGCAGCCCACCGCAGACACGCGTGAAGTTACCGATCAGGTCATGAAGGCGCTTGAAGAACTCAAACCATCACTGCCGGACGATATCCGTATTCAGCCGGAGTTGTACTCGCAGAAGGCCTTCATTGATCGGGCCATTGAGAATGTAATCGAGGCGCTCCGAGACGGCGGCATTCTGGTTGTCATTATCCTGTTTCTGTTCCTGATGAATTTTCGAACGACGTTCATTACATTGACCGCAATCCCACTTTCGCTCGCCATTACCGCTCTGGTCTTCACTGCTTTCGGGCTTTCCATCAACACAATGACTCTTGGCGGGTTAGCTGTGGCGATTGGCGAACTAGTCGACGATGCCATTGTTGATGTCGAAAATATTTTTCGTCGACTTCGTGAAAATCGTCATGCGGAGAATCCGAAGCCCCCGCTTCTTGTCGTCTTTCAGGCGAGTGTCGAAATCCGCAATTCCATTGTTTTCGGAACAATGATTGTCGTACTGGTGTTTATTCCGCTATTCGCTCTGTCAGGCATGGAAGGCAGGCTCTTTGCACCGCTTGGTGTAGCTTATATTGTTTCGATTCTATCTTCTTTACTTGTATCCCTGACATTAACGCCTGTCTTGTCCTACTGGTTGCTCTCACGGGCGAAGCTGATGGAGAGTGAAAAGGATGGACCACTTTTAAGATTTCTGAAATGGGCCGCTGGTGGCGCAATTTCTCTAAGTCTCCGCTACGCAAAAATAATGTTATTATTCGGCGTGTCTGGTGTAGCTGTTGCTTTTGTAGCACTGGCGAGTCTGGAACGGGACTTTCTTCCTCCGTTTAATGAAGGTGTGGCACAACTGAATGTGGTTTTGCCACCAGGTACAGCATTAAAAAAGTCGAATGAGATTGCGAAATCCGTAAATGAACGTTTGATGAAGATTGAGGGGGTTGAGGCCTTCTCCAGACGAACCGGACGGGCTGAACTTGACGAGCATGCTGAAGGCGTCAATGTCTCCGAAATGATTATCAGTTTTGATCCAGAATCTGATCGAGGTCGGGAAGTCGTAATCGAGGATATTCGTCACGCGATGGAGGATATACCTGGAATCGTGACAACGGTTGAACAGCCTCTAGCGCATCTTATCTCGCATATGATATCCGGTGTGAAGGCCCAGGTTGGTATTAAAATCTATGGAGATGATCTCAACATCCTCCGACAAAAGGCCCAGGAAATGGCTGCAGTGATGCGCGAAATTGAGGGAGTCACAGATTTGCTCGTCGAACCACAAGTTGAGATTCCGCAACTCCGCATCCAACTTGACCGTGACCAACTTGAATTGTATGGGCTTACTCCATCGTATGTAAATGAATACATCTCCACGGCGATGAACGGCGAAGTCGTGAGTAGTGTCCTGCTTGGTCAACGAACGTTCGATCTACTTGTTCGCATGGATGAAAAATATCGAGAAGACATGGAAGCACTCAAGCGGCTGTCGATTGATCTGCCGAATGGAGGAACGACCCCACTGTCGTCATTAGCTAAACTATATAAATCTAGCGGACCGAACACAATTAACCGTGAACTCGTGCGTCGTCGTATTGTCATTCAGTGTAACGTTACAGGTCGTGGACTGGTCGATGTCGTGGCAGAAATGCAACTTGCTCAAAAGCCAGTCATTGAGTCGTTGCCGTCCGGCTATTTCGTCGAATACGGTGGGCAGTTCGAAAGTGAGAAAAGTGCGAGCCGTACTATTGGAATCTTATTCGGTGTCTCAATGTTTGGAGTTCTGATGGTACTCTACACAATGTTTCGCTCGATAAATTTTTCTCTTCAAGTGATGATGGCGCTACCGATGGCCTTTATCGGATCGGTAATCGCTCTATTAATCACCGGGCAAACCCTGACAGTTGCTGCCATGGTAGGCTTCATTTCATTAGGAGGCATTGCATCGCGGAATGGAATTTTGCTACTGAATCACTATTTGCACTTGGTCCGTTACGAAGGCGAGTCCTGGTCGAAAGAAATGATCATTCGTGCTGGCCAAGAACGGCTGGCTCCAGTGCTAATGACGGCACTGACCTCAGGCATCGGATTAGTACCACTTGCTCTCTCCGCCGGGGAACCAGGCAAGGAAATTCTTTATCCGGTTGCTACTGTAATTTTGGGTGGGCTGATCAGCAGCACTATTTTGGAATTCTTCATTCGTCCGGCTTTACTCTGGACGTTCGGACGCAAGGCAGGTGAACGAATCGTAGAATCTACGACGACTGAAATCCCTCTTATGGAAGAATCATTGGAGAGTCAACAGCCTGTACATGATATTTTAAAATCTTAA
- a CDS encoding efflux RND transporter periplasmic adaptor subunit — MRFQLSDISLKWYGLIAVLLISGICWGVRDTWLPLVKQKFSLINKQSGENLAGSQGEDIGHSGHNHGDPSHAHEDSTSLELSEQARRNIGLIVGEVALQTYERTLNIPAMIVERPGRTRIHITAPMTGIVTQIHIIEGEAIRSGMLMFKIRLTHEDLVQAQTKFLQTIGELEVENREIARLEKITSGIVAGKVILEREYARQKLNAILSAQKEALLLHGLSETQISQIESKRKLIRELLVYAPASGQGNELQLPEPLLRQVSDISQDSNQKSKKQTSSFVVQDLQIIKGQSVQSGQTLCILADFSELYIKGNAFEQDSNELHAAARNESAVSAVREDNQLHSEIINGLKFVYVANQVVPSSRAMHFYVGLTNEIERNKKTNDGHYFIDWKYKPGQRLRLRVPVEHWKNKIVLPIDAVAQEGAEFYVFLENGDHFDRVPVHVEYSDQYSVVIANDGSLFSGDAIALSGAHQMQVALKNKAGGGVDPHAGHNH, encoded by the coding sequence ATGCGATTTCAATTAAGCGATATTTCGCTCAAATGGTACGGCTTAATAGCTGTACTCCTCATATCGGGAATTTGCTGGGGTGTTCGTGACACTTGGCTTCCACTCGTCAAGCAAAAATTCTCACTAATCAATAAACAATCAGGCGAAAATCTTGCTGGTAGCCAGGGAGAAGACATCGGCCACAGTGGTCACAACCACGGTGATCCTAGTCATGCGCATGAGGACTCAACGTCTTTGGAGCTCTCTGAGCAGGCGCGGCGTAATATTGGATTGATTGTTGGTGAAGTCGCGTTGCAGACCTATGAACGAACCTTGAACATTCCAGCGATGATCGTTGAACGTCCTGGACGGACACGAATCCATATTACCGCTCCCATGACTGGTATCGTAACTCAGATACACATCATTGAAGGAGAAGCCATTCGTTCTGGAATGTTAATGTTTAAAATTCGTCTCACACATGAAGATCTCGTCCAGGCTCAAACAAAATTCTTACAAACAATAGGTGAATTAGAAGTTGAAAACCGTGAAATCGCTCGTTTAGAGAAGATCACATCTGGCATCGTGGCTGGGAAGGTAATTTTGGAACGAGAATATGCAAGACAAAAATTAAATGCCATATTAAGCGCACAGAAAGAAGCTCTCTTACTACATGGACTATCAGAGACTCAAATTTCTCAAATTGAATCAAAGCGAAAATTAATTCGCGAACTCTTAGTGTATGCTCCTGCTAGTGGGCAGGGTAACGAATTACAGTTACCTGAACCTCTCCTTAGACAAGTCTCTGATATTTCACAAGATAGCAACCAGAAATCAAAGAAGCAAACGTCCTCATTTGTGGTACAGGACTTGCAAATTATTAAAGGGCAGTCCGTCCAATCGGGGCAGACTTTGTGTATTCTTGCGGATTTTAGCGAACTATACATCAAAGGAAATGCGTTTGAGCAAGACAGTAACGAACTACATGCTGCAGCGCGCAATGAATCAGCTGTATCAGCTGTTCGTGAAGATAACCAACTACATTCAGAGATCATCAATGGATTGAAGTTCGTCTATGTCGCGAACCAAGTAGTCCCGTCCTCTCGCGCAATGCACTTCTACGTGGGGCTTACAAACGAAATTGAACGAAATAAAAAAACCAATGATGGTCATTACTTTATCGATTGGAAATATAAACCGGGCCAACGATTGCGACTCCGTGTTCCTGTAGAGCACTGGAAAAATAAAATTGTGTTGCCGATTGATGCTGTGGCACAGGAAGGGGCGGAGTTCTACGTATTTCTCGAGAACGGAGACCATTTCGACCGTGTACCAGTTCACGTTGAATACAGCGATCAATATTCGGTGGTTATTGCCAATGATGGTTCGCTGTTTTCGGGTGATGCGATCGCGCTTTCTGGAGCGCATCAAATGCAGGTGGCACTAAAGAACAAAGCTGGCGGTGGCGTTGATCCTCATGCCGGACATAACCACTAA
- a CDS encoding STAS domain-containing protein, producing MEGSATFILLPKWAAALEAVPPGVVLHVDFKGLSYIDHACLALLMNWKKQHEVTGGALILDWETLRARFHHARPRPRQTCIIRQDAPNADGNSREQRGAA from the coding sequence ATGGAAGGTTCCGCGACGTTCATCCTTCTGCCGAAGTGGGCGGCGGCACTCGAGGCGGTCCCGCCTGGCGTCGTCCTGCACGTCGATTTCAAGGGGCTAAGCTACATCGATCACGCCTGCCTGGCATTGCTGATGAATTGGAAGAAGCAACATGAAGTGACAGGTGGGGCACTTATTCTGGATTGGGAAACGCTGCGTGCAAGATTCCATCACGCGCGCCCTCGTCCGCGACAAACATGTATTATAAGGCAAGACGCTCCCAATGCGGACGGCAATAGCCGCGAGCAACGAGGGGCGGCCTAA
- a CDS encoding heavy metal translocating P-type ATPase, translated as MSAKTLIEIGLVLPVIPDARDACVLRLTELLTAKEGIETAHVKNTIGMGQDQICIHFDPNRISLGEVRALAKRAGADLDQRFGHFLLNSKPMHARQARTAEARANQIQGVLEAAVSPAGVLRIEFDRRSTDEEAIRIAVAKIGVQTVEKRVQKATHGELTEADDRPVAKEHDHEHDGLLGERTELGFAALCGGLLLIGWLLSFAAVNQWAPWSLFLAAYFFGGFFTFREAIENIRAGRFEIDFLMLVAAIGAATLGEWFEGALLLFLFSLGHSLEHYAMGRAKRAIEALAELAPQTALVRREGSTQELPVEQLQVGDVVIVKPNERIPVDGFVVKGQSSVNQAPITGESVPVDKQAVDNLQEATENADRLDARYRAFAGTINGSGALEIQVTKIAGESTLARVVQMVNEAETQKSPTQLFTDKFERYFVPAALTLVVLLLFAWTIIDEPFTKSFYRAMAVLVAASPCALAISTPSAVLSGISRAARGGVLVKGGGPLENLGRLHAIAFDKTGTLTEGKPWLTNVVSSDGVAEDELLQVAIAVEELSDHPLAAAVVRGGRERLDSESVIQAHDLQSITGRGVKANINGEAVYIGKDDLFGEVDGPPLPEELRERVEALEADGRTTMIVRRGDTYLGVLGLMDTPREAAKNVIARLRELGIQRMIILSGDNQQVADAVANEVGIDEAWGDLMPDDKVEAIKKLSKQEGVAMVGDGVNDAPAMANATVGIAMGAAGSDIALETADVALMADDLNHLPFAVGLSRQTSRIIRQNLWFSLGMVAFLIPATILGLQMGAAVLFHEGSTLLVVFNALRLLTYRAK; from the coding sequence ATGAGTGCAAAGACGCTGATTGAGATTGGTCTGGTCCTACCGGTAATTCCAGATGCCCGTGACGCGTGCGTCCTGCGCCTAACAGAATTGCTGACAGCAAAAGAAGGAATTGAGACCGCACATGTCAAAAACACGATCGGCATGGGGCAGGATCAAATCTGTATCCATTTTGATCCCAACCGCATTTCCCTCGGCGAGGTGCGGGCGCTGGCCAAACGGGCAGGAGCAGATCTTGACCAGCGGTTCGGACACTTTTTGCTCAATTCAAAACCGATGCATGCCCGTCAGGCTCGCACGGCCGAGGCACGGGCGAATCAAATCCAAGGCGTGCTGGAAGCCGCGGTCTCCCCGGCCGGCGTGCTGCGCATTGAGTTTGACCGCCGATCTACCGACGAAGAGGCCATCCGAATCGCGGTAGCGAAAATCGGTGTGCAAACTGTTGAAAAGAGAGTACAGAAGGCGACACACGGCGAACTAACGGAAGCCGATGACCGACCTGTCGCGAAAGAACACGATCACGAACATGATGGCCTATTGGGTGAAAGAACGGAGTTGGGATTTGCCGCGCTTTGCGGCGGGCTGCTGCTCATCGGATGGCTGCTATCGTTCGCTGCTGTGAATCAATGGGCACCGTGGAGCCTATTCTTGGCCGCTTACTTCTTCGGCGGCTTTTTTACGTTTCGCGAAGCAATTGAGAATATTCGTGCTGGCCGTTTTGAGATCGACTTCCTGATGCTGGTGGCGGCCATCGGCGCGGCTACGCTCGGAGAATGGTTTGAGGGCGCTTTGCTGCTATTTCTCTTCAGCCTCGGTCACTCACTCGAACATTATGCCATGGGCCGGGCTAAGAGGGCCATTGAAGCCCTCGCCGAACTTGCTCCTCAAACCGCACTGGTCCGCCGTGAAGGCAGCACCCAAGAATTACCCGTGGAGCAACTCCAGGTCGGGGACGTAGTGATTGTCAAACCCAATGAACGTATTCCCGTCGACGGATTTGTCGTCAAGGGGCAGAGCAGCGTCAATCAGGCCCCGATTACCGGCGAGAGCGTCCCTGTGGATAAACAGGCCGTCGATAATCTGCAAGAGGCGACGGAGAATGCCGACCGGCTCGACGCCCGATATCGCGCCTTCGCCGGCACCATCAATGGAAGTGGCGCTCTGGAGATTCAGGTGACCAAGATCGCCGGTGAATCCACGCTGGCCCGCGTCGTACAAATGGTGAATGAGGCCGAGACCCAAAAGTCGCCCACGCAACTGTTCACCGACAAATTCGAGCGTTACTTCGTTCCGGCAGCATTGACGTTGGTTGTCTTGCTATTATTCGCCTGGACAATAATCGACGAGCCATTCACCAAATCTTTCTATCGCGCGATGGCGGTGTTGGTGGCGGCTAGTCCCTGCGCTCTGGCAATTTCGACCCCAAGCGCGGTTCTCAGCGGCATCTCGCGCGCGGCTCGGGGCGGAGTGCTCGTCAAAGGCGGTGGTCCGCTGGAGAATCTGGGAAGGCTCCACGCCATCGCCTTCGACAAGACCGGCACGTTGACCGAAGGCAAGCCATGGCTAACCAACGTTGTGAGTTCAGATGGCGTCGCCGAGGATGAGTTGTTGCAGGTTGCCATCGCCGTGGAAGAACTCAGTGACCATCCCCTTGCCGCCGCGGTCGTACGTGGTGGACGCGAACGCCTCGACAGCGAATCGGTGATTCAGGCCCACGATTTACAATCCATCACGGGGCGTGGCGTCAAAGCCAACATCAACGGCGAGGCGGTGTACATTGGCAAAGACGACTTGTTTGGAGAAGTTGATGGACCGCCGCTTCCTGAAGAGCTGCGGGAGCGAGTCGAAGCACTGGAAGCTGACGGCCGCACGACGATGATCGTGCGTCGCGGTGATACCTACCTTGGTGTTTTGGGTCTGATGGATACGCCGCGAGAAGCGGCCAAGAACGTGATTGCCCGCCTGCGAGAGCTTGGCATCCAGCGGATGATCATACTTTCTGGCGACAATCAACAGGTCGCCGATGCCGTCGCCAATGAAGTTGGAATCGACGAAGCCTGGGGGGACTTGATGCCGGACGACAAAGTCGAGGCGATCAAGAAGCTCAGCAAGCAAGAGGGCGTGGCGATGGTCGGCGACGGCGTAAACGATGCGCCCGCAATGGCAAATGCGACGGTTGGCATCGCAATGGGTGCGGCCGGTTCGGACATTGCTCTGGAAACTGCGGATGTCGCGTTGATGGCGGACGACCTGAATCACCTCCCCTTCGCGGTCGGGTTGAGCCGTCAAACAAGCCGAATCATTCGACAGAACCTGTGGTTCAGTCTTGGTATGGTGGCGTTCCTGATCCCCGCGACAATCCTCGGACTGCAAATGGGCGCCGCAGTCCTGTTCCACGAAGGTTCAACGCTGCTTGTGGTTTTTAACGCCCTGCGACTCTTGACCTATCGAGCCAAGTGA
- a CDS encoding IS3 family transposase has product MHEAYRDSDSVYCYRKVLEDILEQNLRCCLESVRRTMREEGLISKVKRQFVVTTDSNHHFPVAENLFDRRNMKWRRMNIISVEHRCRSDQIQVLVSTGMTSNRLVAIFQQRFDPLARVPIPVGEPTRLSFCCH; this is encoded by the coding sequence ATCCACGAGGCGTATCGTGATAGCGACTCCGTCTACTGTTATCGCAAAGTTCTTGAAGACATCCTGGAACAAAACCTGCGATGCTGCCTCGAATCGGTGCGGCGGACCATGCGTGAAGAAGGCCTGATTTCCAAGGTCAAACGCCAGTTTGTCGTCACCACCGATTCCAATCATCACTTTCCCGTGGCTGAGAATCTATTTGATCGGAGAAATATGAAATGGCGTAGGATGAACATTATTTCTGTCGAACACCGCTGTCGTTCAGACCAGATCCAAGTCCTGGTCTCCACGGGTATGACGAGTAACCGCCTCGTCGCTATTTTTCAACAGCGGTTCGATCCGCTGGCACGAGTACCGATTCCAGTAGGCGAACCAACTCGTCTTTCGTTTTGCTGCCATTGA
- a CDS encoding thioredoxin family protein — MRTIIINALPVAIFMLLASCGPETGTQEGHSVGHEAVIVLTDAIYEEHVLRSNEPVLVDFWAAWCQPCLEMKPIIRELAEEYDGRVKIGQMNVKDNPFTTAKYEIEAIPALLLFQDGKLFRRINGSKTKDELVRLLESVLVPADRTAVEK; from the coding sequence ATGCGAACAATCATAATCAACGCACTGCCAGTTGCGATATTTATGCTGCTTGCGAGCTGCGGTCCGGAGACAGGAACGCAGGAGGGGCATTCTGTGGGTCACGAGGCCGTGATTGTGTTGACCGATGCGATTTATGAAGAGCACGTGTTGCGTAGCAATGAGCCAGTGCTGGTTGACTTTTGGGCGGCTTGGTGCCAGCCGTGTCTGGAGATGAAACCTATCATCCGGGAACTGGCGGAAGAGTACGATGGACGGGTCAAGATTGGACAAATGAATGTAAAGGACAATCCATTCACGACCGCGAAATACGAGATCGAGGCGATACCGGCACTCCTGCTCTTTCAGGACGGAAAACTCTTCAGGCGAATCAATGGCAGCAAAACGAAAGACGAGTTGGTTCGCCTACTGGAATCGGTACTCGTGCCAGCGGATCGAACCGCTGTTGAAAAATAG